Proteins encoded together in one Halalkaliarchaeum sp. AArc-CO window:
- a CDS encoding transposase: MEHSHRYHAHPTQEVAERLEHHLDVHRQLYNHVRWDYENSPEDDKPSEYDQNNKLPEWKRKWPVFGELHSKAAQATVARFHRNLSNLKKKKEKGYNVGRLKRQAPTEYRSVTYTQSGFDLDEKRGRDRYAYVRFSKIGWVKIRYHRPIPDHATIKEVTFKKETTGEWFVSFGLETDAADLPEKTDVDSLDASNSVGIDLGILNYIHTSDGKTVDWLDLEDEYERLRREQRKLSRKEKGSNNHEKQRREVAKVKRHIKRKVLDYQHKITTWLVREYDAVFVEDLDVKEMLEQSHNTRNKQDAAWRQFITLLEYKGDLYGTHVVQVEARGTTKECASCGVETAKPIWVREHSCPSCGFECDRDTNAAMNVLKRGFSELGLGWPESTPVETALPTDTTSVSAKRVVETGSLGVVRESEALS, from the coding sequence ATGGAACACAGTCACCGCTACCACGCCCACCCGACACAAGAGGTAGCGGAGCGACTGGAACACCATCTCGACGTTCATCGCCAACTCTACAACCACGTCCGCTGGGACTACGAGAACAGTCCAGAGGACGATAAGCCGAGTGAGTACGACCAGAACAACAAACTCCCCGAGTGGAAGCGCAAGTGGCCAGTGTTCGGTGAACTACATTCGAAGGCCGCGCAAGCCACCGTCGCACGCTTCCATCGGAACCTCTCGAACCTCAAAAAGAAGAAAGAGAAGGGGTACAACGTTGGTCGGCTCAAGAGGCAAGCACCCACAGAGTACCGGAGTGTGACGTACACCCAGTCTGGTTTCGACCTCGATGAAAAGAGGGGCCGCGACAGGTATGCTTACGTCCGCTTCAGCAAAATCGGCTGGGTGAAAATCCGTTACCATCGCCCAATCCCAGACCACGCCACCATCAAAGAAGTCACGTTCAAAAAGGAGACGACCGGCGAATGGTTCGTCTCTTTCGGACTCGAAACTGATGCGGCTGACCTGCCCGAGAAAACCGACGTAGACTCGCTGGACGCGAGCAACAGCGTCGGTATCGACCTCGGCATCCTCAACTACATCCACACCTCGGACGGCAAGACCGTGGATTGGCTTGACCTCGAAGACGAGTACGAACGACTTCGGCGTGAGCAACGGAAGTTGTCTCGAAAGGAGAAAGGCTCGAACAACCACGAGAAACAACGCCGGGAAGTGGCGAAGGTCAAGCGTCACATCAAGCGGAAGGTTCTGGACTACCAGCACAAGATAACGACGTGGCTCGTCCGCGAGTACGACGCTGTATTCGTCGAGGACTTGGACGTGAAAGAGATGCTCGAACAGTCGCATAATACTCGGAACAAGCAGGATGCTGCGTGGCGACAATTCATCACGCTCCTCGAATACAAAGGCGACCTCTACGGCACGCACGTCGTGCAGGTGGAGGCTCGGGGCACAACCAAGGAGTGTGCGTCGTGTGGTGTGGAAACAGCGAAGCCCATCTGGGTACGTGAGCATTCGTGCCCGTCGTGTGGGTTTGAGTGTGACCGTGATACGAACGCGGCGATGAATGTTCTCAAGAGAGGCTTTTCTGAATTAGGGCTGGGATGGCCCGAATCCACGCCTGTGGAGACTGCGCTCCCTACGGACACCACTTCGGTGTCTGCAAAGCGCGTCGTAGAAACAGGAAGCCTCGGGGTCGTTCGAGAGAGCGAAGCTCTCTCATGA
- a CDS encoding DUF1684 domain-containing protein, protein MTADTDAHWEEQTEEQRRQRERYFREHPQSPLPEETFAGLAYYPIRENYRFVVPLEEHDDPELITVETTADGEQQYHRHGEFSVELEGTEITLQAYRPPESDRLWVPFRDETNGDETYGAGRYLDLDPESHEREDGWILDFNAAYNPTCAYNTAYECPLIPMENWLDVRIEAGEKDYPGEPVDPHGHNQQR, encoded by the coding sequence ATGACCGCCGACACGGACGCGCACTGGGAGGAGCAAACCGAAGAACAGCGCCGACAGCGGGAACGGTACTTCAGGGAGCATCCCCAGTCGCCGCTTCCCGAGGAAACATTCGCAGGGTTAGCATACTACCCGATACGCGAGAACTACCGGTTCGTCGTTCCTCTCGAGGAACACGACGATCCCGAACTGATCACCGTCGAGACGACGGCAGATGGGGAACAGCAGTACCACAGACACGGCGAATTCTCCGTCGAACTGGAGGGCACGGAGATCACGCTACAGGCCTATCGACCCCCCGAATCGGATCGGCTGTGGGTGCCGTTCCGTGACGAGACGAACGGTGACGAGACGTACGGCGCGGGGCGATACCTCGATCTCGACCCGGAGTCACACGAGAGGGAGGACGGCTGGATCCTCGATTTCAACGCCGCGTACAATCCCACCTGCGCGTACAACACCGCATACGAATGTCCGTTGATCCCGATGGAAAACTGGCTCGACGTCCGGATCGAGGCCGGCGAGAAAGACTACCCCGGCGAACCCGTCGATCCACACGGTCACAACCAGCAACGCTAA
- a CDS encoding helix-turn-helix domain-containing protein, with product MSPVLYVGCLPEQIGSIYYHMNEDGGHNQRCTESSQQTDAGSECCGDDSQPTADATDARGRHNIDPEGGIHLSLQVPDRPTLHDVLRSLVQSDVPFEINRISDAGAHSSLAIVDLDELTEKQQKAIELAFERGYYETPRETDLEAISDELDVSKSAVSQRLRASESKLIQSVLAEQTDADGTDSSDVE from the coding sequence ATGTCTCCGGTACTGTACGTCGGTTGCCTTCCAGAACAGATCGGATCGATTTACTACCACATGAACGAGGACGGAGGACACAATCAGCGATGTACCGAGAGCAGTCAACAGACTGATGCGGGTTCCGAGTGTTGCGGTGACGACAGCCAGCCGACCGCCGACGCCACCGACGCCAGGGGACGTCACAACATCGACCCCGAAGGCGGTATCCACCTCTCCTTGCAGGTCCCCGATCGACCGACGCTTCACGACGTGCTTCGATCGCTCGTCCAGTCGGACGTTCCATTCGAGATCAACCGGATCAGCGACGCGGGGGCCCACTCCTCACTCGCGATCGTGGATCTGGACGAACTCACCGAAAAACAGCAAAAGGCGATCGAACTGGCGTTCGAACGCGGCTACTACGAGACGCCCCGGGAGACGGATCTCGAGGCGATAAGCGACGAACTCGACGTCTCGAAGTCCGCCGTCTCACAGCGCCTCCGCGCGAGCGAATCGAAGCTCATCCAGTCGGTGCTCGCAGAGCAGACCGACGCCGACGGGACCGACTCGTCGGACGTGGAGTGA